The genomic window CCACCGTCGTCACCGGCCCGACCTGTCCTGCACTGCCGCACCTTCGCGCGCGACGGCGGTGAGCAACGCCATTACCACTCCTTACTCGTCCGGAACCCTCTTGGAGAATCCATGCGTCACTCATGTCACCGCCGCACGGCGACTGCAGTTCTGGCTGCTGCGGCATTGTTCGTGCTCACCGCGTGCAGTACACCCGCCGGGTCCGTGTCCTCATCCGAGGGGGTTTCCCAGCTGCCAGCCGGGCTGAGCCTCACCGGAGCAGCGGGTACCCCGGAGGCGAAACCGGTTCCGTCGCCGACGACGGTCAAGGTCGGACTCCCGGCCAAGACGGAACCCATTGCGCCACTGCTGCTTGCACACGCAGAGGGCGAGTTCGAGAAGGAGAACCTGACGGTCGAGTACGTTTCCGACACCGCCCCGAACCTCCTGACCCTGCTGGGGCAGAACAAAATCGATGTGGTGTTCGGTGCCCCGACCGCCCTGGTACTGAACGCCGGCAAACAAGGAGTGGACTTGAAGTGGGCCGCCGGGCTTGCTTCGACCTGGCCGGACACGGGACTGTACGTCAACTCGAAATTCGGCAGCAACGCAGCCGAGTTCGATCCGAAGAAGATGAAGGGGGCGACGATCGCGGTATATCCGGGCGGGCTCACCGCCCCCGTCTCGTATCCGATCTACCAGACACTGAATGAAGGCGGTTTGACGGTCGATGACGTCACGATCACCACGATCGGCGACCCGGCAACCATGCTGCAGGCTCTGAAAGACGGCACGGTCGATGGCGCAATCCTCACCCCACCGCAGTCGGCTGCCGCAGCGAACAACAATCCCTTCCTCGTGACGCCCTACCCCACGGATATCAGTGTCGGCGGCTACCTCGTCGGCAGCCGGCTCCTCGCCGAGGACAGGGCGGCCGGGACCGCGTTCTTCCGGGCGCTGCTGCGGACCACGAACACATACCTGACCGGCGATTACCATGCCGACACCGATGTCGTGGCGAAGCTTTCCGAAGAAATGGGCGTCAGGCCGGAAATGCTCACTGCGTCCCCCAGCTACGAGTTCAGTCTCGACGTCCTGCCGAACTCCGTCGAGGCGGTGCAGGAGATGTACAGGGAGATGGCCCCCGACGCACTGTCCTACGAGGGGGTCACCCCTCAAAGTGAGATCGTCGATCTCTCGCTGGTGATCGACGCTGCCGAGGGCAGGTAGGTCCCGATTCGGCCGAACAGCCGCGGAACCGGATCCCCGAAACATACCCGTGTCCTGACGGGCTGACCGACACACCGACAACGACGAAAGGTTTGTACCCATGGCACGTCTGGACGGTAAGACAACCCTCATCTCGGGAGGCGCCCGTGGAATAGGGGCGGCACATGCCCGCAGGTTCATCGCCGAAGGCGCCTCGGTGGTGATCGGCGACGTTCTCGACGCCGAAGGCAAGGCATTGGCGAACGAGCTCGGCGACAGGGCGCAGTACGTCCACCTCGACGTGACCCGGCCGGAGGAGTGGACTGCTGCGGTGCAGTTGGCGAGTGCGTCCGGAAAGCTCGACGTCCTGGTCAACAACGCCGGTATCGCCAATGGGGGCATGCTGGCGGATTACTCTCTGCAGGATTGGAACTCGATCATCGCGATCAATCTCACCGGTTCCTTCCTGGGCATGCAGATCGCGGTCCCGGCGATGGGCCGAGGGTCGTCGATCATCAACACCTCATCGGTCCTGGGTCTACGTGGACAGGCTGGACTGCACGGCTACGTCGCGTCGAAGTTCGGCGTTCGCGGTCTGACGAAGTCTGTTGCCATGGAAGTGGCCGGCCTGGGAATTCGGGTCAACTCCGTACATCCCGGTTTCGTCACCACCGCGATGACCGACGGGTCGGATCCTGAGGACTCGAACATCCCCCTCGGGATCCCCGCTTCTCCCGAACAGATCACGAGCATGGTCCTGTACCTGGCGAGTGACGAGTCTGTTCATTCGACCGGGGCCGAGTTCGTGGTGGATGGCGGGATGACGGCGTCTTTGCCTTAGTTGTACAGGTCTGCAATCTGATTCGCTGAACGGCCAGTTGACGAACTGAGAGGTGTCTCCAGTGTCGAGTTTCGATCGAACTGTTCTGCCCGTCCCGGACGAGGTGTTGGGTGGCCGTGCGGGTGCGCCTGCCGGCGCCGGTGTCAATCTGTCCCGACTGCGGGCGCCGGCGGGTGCGCCGAATGTGGTGGTGGTATTGATCGACGATATGGGTTTCGCGGCATCGTCGACTTTCGGTGGACCGTGTCATATGCCGACGGCGGATCGGTTGGCGTCGGGTGGCTTGCGCTACTCCAAGTTTCATACGACGGCGTTGTGTAGTCCTACTCGTCAGGCGTTGATGACCGGGCGTAACCATCACGCGGTCAACATGGGGACGATCACCAACCTTGCCACGCCTGTGCCCGGTTACACCTCGGTGCGGCCGCAGAGTGCGGTGACGTTGGCGGAAGTATTGCGGCTCAACGGTTACAACACCGGTGCTTTCGGGAAGATGCATCAGACCCCGCCGTGGGAAGTCAGTCCTGTCGGGCCTTTCGATCGCTGGCCCACCGGGGAGGGTTTCGAGAAGTTCTACGGGATCGTGTCCGGTGAGACCAATCAGTGGGATCCGTTGCTCTTCGAGGGGACGACTCCGGTCGACTACCCGGGCGAGGGATATCACTTCAGTGAGGACATCGTGTCCAGGTCGATCGAGTGGGTGCAGAGCCAGAAGTCGCTTGCTCCCGAGGATCCGTTCTTCCTCTACCTTTCCTTCGGCGCAACTCATGCCCCGCACCATGTTCCGCAGTCGTGGATCGACAAGTACAAGGGTCGTTTCGACCACGGTTGGGACGCCGAGAGGGAACGTATCGTCGAAGTTCAGCGTCGGCTCGGGCTGGTTTCCGACGACTGCGAGCTCACGGCTCGACACGCGGAGATCCCGGCGTGGGCGGATCTGACCGACGACGAGCGCACCGTTGCGGCCCGTCTGATGGAGGCGTTCGCCGGGTTCGCCGAGCACACCGATGCACAGGTGGGGCGTTTGGTGGATGCGCTCGAAACCATGGACGCCATGGACAATACGATCTTCTTCTACATTCTCGGTGACAACGGCGCCTCGGCCGAGGGCGGGGTGTCGGGTGCGATCAACGAGATAGCAAGTCTCAACGGTGTTCACGATGAGACCGCGAACATTCTGTCGAACATCGATCTCATCGGCGGCCCGCATGCCTACAACCATTATCCGGCGGGCTGGGCGCATGCCACCAACACGCCGTACCAGTGGACCAAGCAGGTGGCCTCGCATTGGGGTGGTACTCGTGTCGGCATGATCACGCACTGGCCGGCCGGTATCGAGAGCCGGGGCGGGATCCGGCATCAGTGGCATCACGTCATCGACATCATGCCGACCGTTCTCGAGGCGGCGTCCCTGCCTCTGCCGGCGGTCGTCAACGGTGTCGAGCAGCAGCGCACCGACGGGCTCAGCATGATGTACACCTTCGACGACGCCGACGCCGAGGACCGTCATCGCACGCAGTACTTCGAGATGTTCGGTAACCGCGGCATCTACCACGAGGGGTGGATGGCGTGCACGAAACATGTTACGCCCTGGGATAATTCACCTAATCAGAGGGCTTTCGCGGAAGATGTCTGGGAGCTGTATGCCCCCGATGACTGGAGTCAGGCACGTAATCTGGCCCACGAGAATCCGGAGAAATTGCGGGAGTTGCAGGAGCGCTTCGAGATCGAGGCCGAGAAGAACAATGTGTTGCCGCTGGACGATCGACGAGTGGAACGATTCAACCCTGACCTCGCGGGTCGTCCCGACCTGCTGAACGGTCGCACGAGTACGACACTGCGTCCCGGAATGAAGCGGCTACCGGAGGCGGCCGTCCCGAACGTCAAGAACAAGTCGCATGCGATCACCGCGCAGGTGGTCCTGCCCGACGAACCCACCGAGGGCGTCATCCTTTCTCAGGGAGGACGTTTCGGGGGATGGGTGCTGTACTTCGTCGACGGCGTCCTGCACTACAGCCACAACTGGCTGGGCCTGGACCGCTACGACGTGGTTGCCGGCGATCGGGTTTCCCCGGGACGCCACGAGATCCGCTACGAGTTCCTGGTCGACGAGATCGAGGGCTACGGACGCGGTGGCGAGGGCCGACTCTATGTCGATTCCGAACTCGTCGGAGTCGGCCGGATCGACCGGACGGTGCCCTTCCACTCCGGATCCTCGGGCAGCACCGACGTCGGCTGCGACACGGCCGCACCCGTCGTCGACGACTACCGGACCCGACGGGGCGAGTTCACCGGCGACATCGCCTCGGTCACGGTCGCCATCGGTGACGAGGTCTCCGACATCCCCGCCCGGGTCAGCTTCGACATCGAAATGAGCATCCAGTGAACACCTTTCGCTCATACCCCGAATCACAGCCGCATCCCGGACCCATCGGCCGGACGACCGCGGACTCGGAACCGGCATGGCCTGTTGCCGCCAAAGCTCCCGCACATGCCAAGAACGTTATCGTCGTGCTGCTCGATGACGTCGGCTTCGCTCAGTTCGGGTGCTTCGGGGGCCTCGGTGGGCGACTCGAAACCCCGAACATCGACCGGCTGGCCGGCAGCGGTACGCGCTTCAACAATTTTCATACGACCCCTCTGTGCTCGCCGACCCGGGCCGCTCTGATGACAGGGAGGAACGCGCACTCGGTCGGAGTCGGAGTCATCATGGAGTACTCCACCGGGTACCCCGGCTATCACTCGAGGATCCCCAAGTCGGCGGCGATGCTGCCCGCGGTGCTCAAGGAGAACGGCTACTCCACCATGGCTCTCGGCAAGTGGCACCTGACCCCGGACTGGGAAAGCGGGCCGTGGGGACCGTTCGACCGCTGGCCGCTGGGGCAGGGCTTCGAGCGCTACTACGGATTCCTGCCGGGGGAGACGTCGCAGTGGGCTCCTGAGCTCGTCGAGGACAATCGATACCTCGAGGGTCGCCCGCTCGACAAGGAGAACTACCACCTCTCAGAGGATCTCGTCGATCACGCGATCGAATGGATTGCCTCGCAGAAGACGATCTCCCCGACGAAACCCTTCTTCACCTACCTCGCGTTCGGTGCAGCACACGCGCCGCACCACGCACCGGCCGAGTGGATCGAGAAGTACCGGGGCTGCTTCGACGAGGGCTGGGACGTCGTCCGCAAGGAAACCCTGGCCCGCCAGATCGAACTCGGCGTCGTTCCCACGGGAACACCGCTGCCCGAACACAATCCAGGCGTACGGAACTGGGACGACATCGACGCCGCAGAGCAGCAACTGCTCGTGCGGCAGATGGAAGTCTTCGCCGGCTTCCTGGGCCACACCGATCACCAGATCGGACGCCTTGTGACGTACCTGGAAGAACACGGTCTTCTCGACGACACCGTGATCCTCGTGCACACCGACAACGGCGCCAGTGCCGAGGGCGGAATGCACGGCATGTTCAATGAGATGAGCTTCTTCAACCGGGTCCCGGAAACCGTCGAAGACATGCGGGAACGTATGGACGAATGGGGCTCGCCGACGAGCCATCCGCATTATGCGACCGGCTGGGCCGAGGTCGGGAACACGCCACAGCGGTGGTACAAGGTCAACACCCACGAGGGCGGAACCCGGGTGCCGATGGTGATGCACTGGCCCGGCCGCGCAGAACCCGGAAGCGTCGCATCGCCGTACGTGCACGTCGTCGATGTCGTGCCGACGCTCCTCGAAGGCTTGGGCATCGAGATGCCCGCGGTCGTGAACGGGTACGAGCAGATGCCCCTGGAGGGCCACAGTTTCCTCGGTGCCATCGACGATCCGTCGCTCGGATCGACGAACCGGTCGCAGCATTTCGAATGTTTCGGGCACCGGGCGGTCTACCGGGACGGCTGGAAGGCCGTGACGACGCACTGGACGACAGCGCAGGCATTCCGGGTCGGAACTCATGATCGGCCCACCCATGACGGTGACTGGAACGCCGACGAGTGGGAGCTCTACCACCTCGACGAGGACTTCAACGAGGTCGACAACCTTGCCGATACACACCCGGAACTGCTCGGTGAACTGGTCGACGAATGGTGGAGCCTGGCCGAGAAGCACAATGTGCTTCCGCTGGACGACACCGGCTCACCGCGGTCACTGCAGCCTCGTCCGAGCGGGTCGGAACAGTCGCCCGTCTACACCTATGACACCCCGATCATCCTGACTCGATCGACGTCCCCGGCCATGTTCCGTCAGCCGTTCGTTCTCACCGCAGACGTCACGACGGGTGTGGACACGCGCGGCGTGATCTTCTCCTTCGGCAATGCCAACGGCGGTGTGTCCTTGTTCCTGGACGAGGGACGTGTCTCCTTCGTCTCGAACTTCTTGGGACGGGAGCACTATCACGGCTCGGCGCAGGAGCCACTGCCGGCGGGACGCCACACGATCCTGGTCGATTTCAAGCAGTCGGACGACGGATCGGCGAGCGCGGCGTGTTCCGTCGACGGGACCACCGAATTCGAGATCCGGATCGATCGGACCAACCCGATCCTGTGGGCGGTGGCCCAGGGGCTCGAGGTCGGCACCGACACGGTGTCGCCCGTCTGGCCCGGGTATGTGAGCCCGGCTCGCTTCACCGGCCGCGTCCATCTGGTCACGGTGCAACTACCGGCAGGCGAGGATGCTCCCGACCTGGAGGCGGAGGATCGAGTTGCCCGCGTACGGCAATGATGCAGGCACCGCCGCGATCCGTCGCTCGGGAGGGATACTCGACCTCGACGCCCATTCCCGGGCGTTCGGTGCGGGATCCCGTCGATCCGGGCGGAGAGTGGGTGCTCAGGCCGACGGTCGCGGCCAGGGACGGCCGTCGAGGCGTTCGATGTCGATGTTGAACCGCTCGAGGTAACCGGCGAATGCGGCGACGTCGTCGACGGTCCAGTCGGCGAGGACCCTGTCGAGGCCGTCGATGGTGCCGGCGCGTTCGGCATCGAGGCGTTCCTGTCCCTCGTCGGTGACGCGGTATTTGCGGGCCATGCCACCGTCGGGATCGGGGATGCGTTCGACGAGTCCGGCGTCGAGGATCGCGGTGGTCTGCCGGTGCAGGGTCGAGGTGTCGAGGCCGAGGGCGTCGCTGAGTTGGCCGATGGACATCGGTCCTTCCATGCTCAGGCGGCTGAGCAGGATGTAGGCGCTGGTGTCGAGGTGTCCGGTGCGGCGTCGGGGTCGGGGGCTGTTGAGGCGCAGGTGGCGGCCGAGCACCATCGTCTCGAATTCGATCAGGTGCGTGGGCTTGTCCATACCGGTCCTCTCGTGGGTGTCCTCCATTCTGCCCGGCGGATTCCGGCAAATCGTACCCGGTTATTGCACGATGCAAAGAAGTTGTACTCTGCAACGAGTTTGCATCATGCAATACCAATGATCGAGAAGGGATCCGCACGTGGAACACCCCGAGCCCGAGGTCCGCTCGGGCGGCATCGTCGCCGTACTGGCGGTGGCCGGCATCGTCGCCGCACTCATGCAGACGCTGGTGGTGCCGCTGATCGGCGATCTGCCCCGCATCCTCGACACGAACGCCTCGAACGCGTCGTGGGTCATCACCGTGACCCTGCTCGTGGGCGCCGTGGCCACGCCGGTCACCGGACGCCTCGGTGACCTGCTCGGCAAGCGCCGGATGCTGCTGTTCTGTGCGTTCCCGCTCGTCGCCGGCTCGGTGCTGTGCGCGCTCGCGTCGTCCCTCGTGCCGATGATCGTCGGTCGCGGCCTGCAGGGTCTCGGCATGGGCATGGTGCCACTGGGTATCAGTGCCCTGCGTGAGCTGGTGCCCCCGCGGAAACTCGGCTCGTCGATCGCGCTCATGAGCGCGACGATGGGTATCGGCGGCGCCCTCGGTCTGCCCATCGCCGCGGCCGTCATCGAGAACACCAGCTGGCGGGCGCTGTTCTGGGGATGCGCGGTGCTCAGTGTGCTCATCGGCCTGCTGATCTGGCGGCTGATCCCGGCCACCCCGGCGATGGCCCCCGAGGGACGATTCGACTTCGTGGGCGCGGCCGGTCTCGGTGTCGGTCTCGTGTGCCTGCTGCTCGCGGTGTCCAAGGGCGGCACCTGGGGCTGGGGCAGCAGCACCACCCTCGGGCTCTTCGCCGCCGCGGTCGTCGTGCTCGTGGCGTGGGGCTGGTGGGAGCTGCGTACTCGGGATCCGCTGGTGAACCTGCGTCTGGCGGCGGGCCGGCAGGTGCTGTTCACGAATGCGGCGTCGGTCGTCGTCGGTTTCTCGATGTACGCGCAGTCGCTGATCGTCCCGCAG from Prescottella sp. R16 includes these protein-coding regions:
- a CDS encoding ABC transporter substrate-binding protein, translated to MSSSEGVSQLPAGLSLTGAAGTPEAKPVPSPTTVKVGLPAKTEPIAPLLLAHAEGEFEKENLTVEYVSDTAPNLLTLLGQNKIDVVFGAPTALVLNAGKQGVDLKWAAGLASTWPDTGLYVNSKFGSNAAEFDPKKMKGATIAVYPGGLTAPVSYPIYQTLNEGGLTVDDVTITTIGDPATMLQALKDGTVDGAILTPPQSAAAANNNPFLVTPYPTDISVGGYLVGSRLLAEDRAAGTAFFRALLRTTNTYLTGDYHADTDVVAKLSEEMGVRPEMLTASPSYEFSLDVLPNSVEAVQEMYREMAPDALSYEGVTPQSEIVDLSLVIDAAEGR
- a CDS encoding SDR family oxidoreductase, producing the protein MARLDGKTTLISGGARGIGAAHARRFIAEGASVVIGDVLDAEGKALANELGDRAQYVHLDVTRPEEWTAAVQLASASGKLDVLVNNAGIANGGMLADYSLQDWNSIIAINLTGSFLGMQIAVPAMGRGSSIINTSSVLGLRGQAGLHGYVASKFGVRGLTKSVAMEVAGLGIRVNSVHPGFVTTAMTDGSDPEDSNIPLGIPASPEQITSMVLYLASDESVHSTGAEFVVDGGMTASLP
- a CDS encoding arylsulfatase; translation: MLGGRAGAPAGAGVNLSRLRAPAGAPNVVVVLIDDMGFAASSTFGGPCHMPTADRLASGGLRYSKFHTTALCSPTRQALMTGRNHHAVNMGTITNLATPVPGYTSVRPQSAVTLAEVLRLNGYNTGAFGKMHQTPPWEVSPVGPFDRWPTGEGFEKFYGIVSGETNQWDPLLFEGTTPVDYPGEGYHFSEDIVSRSIEWVQSQKSLAPEDPFFLYLSFGATHAPHHVPQSWIDKYKGRFDHGWDAERERIVEVQRRLGLVSDDCELTARHAEIPAWADLTDDERTVAARLMEAFAGFAEHTDAQVGRLVDALETMDAMDNTIFFYILGDNGASAEGGVSGAINEIASLNGVHDETANILSNIDLIGGPHAYNHYPAGWAHATNTPYQWTKQVASHWGGTRVGMITHWPAGIESRGGIRHQWHHVIDIMPTVLEAASLPLPAVVNGVEQQRTDGLSMMYTFDDADAEDRHRTQYFEMFGNRGIYHEGWMACTKHVTPWDNSPNQRAFAEDVWELYAPDDWSQARNLAHENPEKLRELQERFEIEAEKNNVLPLDDRRVERFNPDLAGRPDLLNGRTSTTLRPGMKRLPEAAVPNVKNKSHAITAQVVLPDEPTEGVILSQGGRFGGWVLYFVDGVLHYSHNWLGLDRYDVVAGDRVSPGRHEIRYEFLVDEIEGYGRGGEGRLYVDSELVGVGRIDRTVPFHSGSSGSTDVGCDTAAPVVDDYRTRRGEFTGDIASVTVAIGDEVSDIPARVSFDIEMSIQ
- a CDS encoding arylsulfatase, with amino-acid sequence MNTFRSYPESQPHPGPIGRTTADSEPAWPVAAKAPAHAKNVIVVLLDDVGFAQFGCFGGLGGRLETPNIDRLAGSGTRFNNFHTTPLCSPTRAALMTGRNAHSVGVGVIMEYSTGYPGYHSRIPKSAAMLPAVLKENGYSTMALGKWHLTPDWESGPWGPFDRWPLGQGFERYYGFLPGETSQWAPELVEDNRYLEGRPLDKENYHLSEDLVDHAIEWIASQKTISPTKPFFTYLAFGAAHAPHHAPAEWIEKYRGCFDEGWDVVRKETLARQIELGVVPTGTPLPEHNPGVRNWDDIDAAEQQLLVRQMEVFAGFLGHTDHQIGRLVTYLEEHGLLDDTVILVHTDNGASAEGGMHGMFNEMSFFNRVPETVEDMRERMDEWGSPTSHPHYATGWAEVGNTPQRWYKVNTHEGGTRVPMVMHWPGRAEPGSVASPYVHVVDVVPTLLEGLGIEMPAVVNGYEQMPLEGHSFLGAIDDPSLGSTNRSQHFECFGHRAVYRDGWKAVTTHWTTAQAFRVGTHDRPTHDGDWNADEWELYHLDEDFNEVDNLADTHPELLGELVDEWWSLAEKHNVLPLDDTGSPRSLQPRPSGSEQSPVYTYDTPIILTRSTSPAMFRQPFVLTADVTTGVDTRGVIFSFGNANGGVSLFLDEGRVSFVSNFLGREHYHGSAQEPLPAGRHTILVDFKQSDDGSASAACSVDGTTEFEIRIDRTNPILWAVAQGLEVGTDTVSPVWPGYVSPARFTGRVHLVTVQLPAGEDAPDLEAEDRVARVRQ
- a CDS encoding MarR family winged helix-turn-helix transcriptional regulator, giving the protein MDKPTHLIEFETMVLGRHLRLNSPRPRRRTGHLDTSAYILLSRLSMEGPMSIGQLSDALGLDTSTLHRQTTAILDAGLVERIPDPDGGMARKYRVTDEGQERLDAERAGTIDGLDRVLADWTVDDVAAFAGYLERFNIDIERLDGRPWPRPSA
- a CDS encoding MFS transporter — encoded protein: MEHPEPEVRSGGIVAVLAVAGIVAALMQTLVVPLIGDLPRILDTNASNASWVITVTLLVGAVATPVTGRLGDLLGKRRMLLFCAFPLVAGSVLCALASSLVPMIVGRGLQGLGMGMVPLGISALRELVPPRKLGSSIALMSATMGIGGALGLPIAAAVIENTSWRALFWGCAVLSVLIGLLIWRLIPATPAMAPEGRFDFVGAAGLGVGLVCLLLAVSKGGTWGWGSSTTLGLFAAAVVVLVAWGWWELRTRDPLVNLRLAAGRQVLFTNAASVVVGFSMYAQSLIVPQLMQLPESTGYGLGQSMLAMGLWMAPGGFVMMAVSPIGAKLSAVRGPKVTLFVGALIIALGYGSSMFLMGSTWGLMLVVCICSTGTGFAYGTMPALIMSAVPPSETGSANSFNTLMRSVGTSVAAAVVGVVLAQMSFDAGGGHTLPTEAGFRTGLLIGCGVALVAALIALAIPGRSPATIRVEEDDIETAPARV